The following are from one region of the Nostoc cf. commune SO-36 genome:
- the hpsA gene encoding hormogonium polysaccharide biosynthesis protein HpsA, whose protein sequence is MSRKRQLIKTIQKNFKQIRKQFLSAINKQLIWLLRTISGTQRRRGSVNSGFILPTVAMVTLVVVLLTTALLFRSFERSKNASNVRVNEAVLNAATPAIDRARAKIDALLKDPTLPRGTPSDSALYDAIKKDKYRLGDETRLKLAFDINGDNTIDTSSTLESDETLKTAWKYAVDTDNNGKKDTFTLYGIYFRTPPRNSAGQFTRERKALEARTPPMDGSSNQNCGNASGFSSLVGNSSWYKLNSGNLGKSFFVYSVNVPITNLGSLSATEYEPYKGNKSVVALEFQQDRTRIPLSNNAVWFENDLEVIVGSTALLLNGRIHTNANLLVGVINSGGNITFRQVSSKTSCFYNQENGQIDVGGNVGNGSLAQNNTGTSVNVDLYQGYGNGITTDYINNTNKSTNRTGGAEIGFNDAAFNKRIAAMKTTASTLCTTCYAAATTTGSALKTAVKASGYPNDVITNVAAKVLDSDDGDTAKNILSDEIEIYLRNRTRRVPFTEVSDATGGDQTASYTAITASLEPQQTWREPVNTSNQFTGATGTTLTTSQLEATYPDLQKKEGTQTKLGDRILVGNNLPALWLKGTEYVGSEANQLISSGASAVNWTRPTGSEAQQRWRNTQIQAVTDLGLSDRNGFWEENATVNPVNDLDSVGGVRIVTGAGIYVDGSNSAINSVTGPFYPRGNSAFGSFLKAPSLSNTPSTTDTTIVWPDTMPMSTPGNVRKGDLQMRATAVYHYKVDYGVDQEPIACVSSYYDPSTADTAKNKINQNGGYGVDTTNGRSNNGVVYNYPANGRTTYFTTHKTRLQLQANLKFPNGNRVNKPLKDALDKIGTGTTVPSTGLQLADYSAIDTALCAVSILSNQSAFVTTPTNQPAHGAIREASFLDARETKQISASSTSSTYDLDLEQRQPSEVRVTDIDLGSLATTAITANEYLLPYSGIIYASRDDALRDASEPYTEGNVSSTSNSKLLSPTDFKLDPIRRPNGIRLINGGTLARTSTNAYNAKEKGLILVTNLPVYIKGNFNLHRTSTSSATEIEEFTVSATTDFYGRSTREDRFACRPGRTGCPTTGGDFWRPATIIADSMTLLSGSSATVGFKDGVRSEGDYDLNNNTGIKVDSNLNFITPTPSLATFNTSALDQRRQDRLKNGFWGK, encoded by the coding sequence ATGTCTCGAAAACGTCAGCTAATCAAAACAATTCAAAAAAACTTCAAACAAATTCGCAAACAGTTTTTATCTGCAATTAACAAGCAACTCATTTGGCTATTGCGGACTATTTCTGGTACTCAAAGAAGACGCGGATCGGTTAATTCTGGCTTTATTTTACCAACAGTAGCGATGGTGACTTTGGTCGTCGTTCTGTTAACAACTGCACTTTTATTCCGGTCTTTTGAACGTTCTAAAAACGCTAGCAATGTCCGAGTGAATGAGGCTGTGCTTAACGCCGCTACCCCAGCGATTGATCGTGCTAGAGCAAAAATAGATGCACTACTAAAAGACCCAACACTACCACGAGGAACTCCCTCTGATAGTGCTTTATATGATGCTATTAAAAAAGACAAATATAGGCTTGGTGATGAAACCCGTCTGAAGTTGGCTTTTGACATTAACGGTGACAACACCATTGACACTAGTAGCACTTTAGAGAGCGATGAAACATTAAAAACAGCTTGGAAATATGCCGTTGACACAGATAATAACGGCAAAAAAGATACTTTTACTCTTTATGGAATCTACTTTCGTACACCACCTAGAAACAGTGCAGGGCAGTTTACTCGTGAAAGAAAAGCTCTAGAAGCTAGAACCCCACCGATGGATGGTAGCTCAAACCAGAATTGCGGTAATGCAAGCGGTTTTTCTAGCTTAGTGGGCAACTCCAGTTGGTATAAGTTAAATAGTGGCAATCTGGGTAAAAGCTTCTTTGTTTATAGCGTTAACGTGCCAATTACTAACTTAGGCAGCCTAAGTGCAACAGAATACGAACCATACAAAGGTAACAAAAGCGTTGTCGCACTAGAATTTCAGCAAGACCGCACTCGCATTCCCCTTTCAAATAATGCTGTTTGGTTTGAAAACGATCTAGAAGTCATAGTAGGTAGTACAGCATTGTTGCTGAATGGAAGAATTCATACAAATGCCAACTTACTAGTAGGTGTCATTAACAGTGGCGGTAATATAACTTTCCGGCAAGTTAGTAGCAAAACATCCTGTTTCTACAATCAAGAAAATGGGCAGATTGATGTTGGCGGAAATGTCGGAAATGGTAGTCTTGCTCAAAATAATACTGGTACAAGTGTAAACGTTGACCTTTATCAAGGTTATGGCAACGGCATCACCACAGATTATATTAACAACACCAATAAATCTACAAACAGAACTGGTGGTGCGGAAATTGGATTCAACGATGCAGCATTCAATAAGCGCATTGCTGCCATGAAGACTACCGCCAGCACTTTATGCACAACGTGTTATGCCGCAGCTACAACTACCGGTAGTGCCCTCAAAACTGCTGTTAAGGCGAGTGGTTATCCAAACGATGTGATAACTAACGTCGCAGCTAAAGTACTGGATAGTGATGATGGAGACACAGCTAAAAATATCCTCTCAGATGAAATAGAAATTTATCTGCGAAATCGTACCCGTCGAGTACCCTTTACAGAAGTATCAGATGCTACAGGAGGAGATCAAACAGCTTCATATACCGCTATTACTGCCAGTTTAGAACCTCAACAAACCTGGAGAGAGCCAGTAAACACTAGTAATCAGTTTACTGGTGCAACAGGTACTACTTTGACGACTTCTCAGCTAGAGGCGACATATCCAGATTTACAAAAGAAAGAAGGCACTCAGACCAAATTAGGCGATCGCATTTTAGTAGGTAACAACTTACCTGCTTTATGGCTAAAAGGCACTGAATACGTTGGCTCAGAAGCTAACCAGTTAATTAGCAGTGGCGCTAGTGCTGTTAATTGGACTAGACCAACTGGTTCAGAGGCTCAACAAAGATGGCGTAATACTCAAATACAAGCCGTTACAGACCTGGGCCTATCAGACCGAAATGGTTTTTGGGAAGAAAATGCCACAGTAAATCCTGTAAACGATTTAGATAGTGTGGGTGGTGTGCGGATTGTTACTGGTGCAGGTATTTATGTAGATGGTTCTAATAGTGCTATAAACTCTGTCACTGGCCCGTTTTACCCACGAGGTAATAGTGCATTTGGTTCATTTTTAAAAGCTCCTTCTTTAAGTAATACTCCTTCGACAACTGATACTACAATTGTCTGGCCTGACACAATGCCAATGTCAACGCCTGGAAATGTTCGCAAAGGCGATCTCCAAATGCGAGCCACGGCTGTTTATCACTACAAAGTAGACTATGGCGTTGACCAAGAACCGATCGCTTGTGTAAGCAGCTACTACGATCCCTCCACCGCAGATACAGCTAAAAACAAAATTAATCAAAATGGTGGATATGGTGTAGATACTACCAACGGTCGCTCAAACAATGGCGTTGTTTACAATTACCCGGCAAATGGAAGAACCACATATTTCACAACTCACAAAACTCGTCTACAACTACAAGCAAACTTGAAATTCCCCAATGGGAATAGGGTTAATAAACCTTTAAAAGATGCTCTAGACAAAATTGGGACTGGTACTACAGTACCTAGTACTGGCTTGCAGCTAGCTGATTATTCAGCAATTGATACAGCGCTTTGTGCTGTTTCAATTTTGAGTAATCAAAGTGCTTTCGTTACCACTCCTACTAACCAACCTGCTCATGGTGCAATCAGAGAAGCATCTTTTCTCGATGCCAGGGAAACCAAGCAGATTAGCGCTTCAAGCACATCAAGCACATACGACTTAGATTTAGAACAACGCCAACCCTCAGAAGTTCGGGTAACTGACATTGATTTAGGTTCACTAGCTACTACAGCAATAACGGCAAACGAGTATTTATTGCCTTATAGCGGCATTATTTACGCCTCTAGAGATGATGCCTTGCGCGATGCGAGTGAGCCATACACTGAAGGGAATGTAAGTAGTACATCTAACTCAAAGTTACTCAGCCCGACTGATTTTAAACTTGACCCCATTCGCCGGCCAAACGGCATCCGCCTGATTAATGGGGGAACTTTAGCAAGAACTAGTACCAATGCTTACAATGCCAAAGAAAAAGGTTTGATTTTAGTAACAAATTTACCCGTATATATCAAGGGCAACTTCAATTTACACCGCACAAGTACGAGTAGCGCTACAGAAATTGAGGAATTTACAGTTTCAGCAACTACCGACTTCTATGGTCGCAGTACTCGCGAAGATAGGTTTGCGTGTCGTCCAGGAAGAACAGGTTGTCCTACTACTGGGGGTGACTTTTGGAGACCAGCAACAATTATTGCTGATTCTATGACCTTATTATCTGGGTCATCGGCAACTGTGGGTTTTAAAGATGGTGTGCGTAGTGAAGGCGATTATGACCTTAATAACAACACTGGGATTAAAGTTGACAGTAACTTAAACTTTATTACCCCTACCCCCTCCTTAGCTACTTTCAACACTTCTGCTTTAGATCAAAGAAGACAAGATCGCCTGAAAAATGGCTTTTGGGGAAAATAA
- the hpsB gene encoding hormogonium polysaccharide secretion pseudopilin HpsB, translating into MSIRKQVKKQTLQTAKVGKIHLSYLRNSEGGFTIVESLVAILVVSIFLLAIAPVLSLSVATRVQSKRIELATQAARTYIDGVKTKKILAPSGPTTATTLTGTSAPTATGTLTCNTTPTSPVASNCSVPTPLIGTSLYCIDFDGNSTCEITSVTDMVVQGFRPNNNTSTAGYALGVRVYRADAFKENTTLSRNNASGTNNEKVTQATFTGGVGQRKAPLVEMTTDINDTEPKYSDLCARIKGSDPTNNPNDIGCSN; encoded by the coding sequence ATGTCGATAAGGAAACAAGTTAAGAAACAAACATTACAGACAGCAAAAGTGGGCAAGATACATCTGTCTTATCTACGAAACAGCGAAGGGGGTTTCACAATTGTTGAATCTTTGGTAGCGATACTTGTAGTTAGCATTTTCCTGTTAGCGATCGCACCAGTTCTTTCCCTCTCAGTGGCAACCCGTGTACAATCCAAACGGATAGAATTAGCTACTCAAGCTGCCAGAACATACATTGATGGGGTGAAGACTAAGAAAATTTTGGCCCCATCTGGGCCAACCACCGCTACCACCCTAACAGGAACTAGCGCCCCTACAGCTACGGGAACACTCACATGTAATACTACCCCCACAAGCCCGGTAGCATCTAACTGCTCAGTTCCAACACCTCTAATAGGCACATCCTTATACTGCATAGATTTTGATGGCAATAGTACCTGTGAAATTACCAGTGTCACAGATATGGTTGTACAGGGTTTTCGTCCAAATAACAACACTTCCACCGCAGGATATGCTTTAGGAGTGCGGGTTTATAGAGCTGATGCTTTCAAAGAAAACACTACTCTTTCTAGAAACAATGCTTCAGGTACTAATAACGAAAAAGTGACACAAGCTACTTTTACCGGAGGTGTCGGTCAGCGCAAAGCACCTTTGGTAGAAATGACAACAGATATCAACGACACTGAACCTAAATATAGTGACCTTTGCGCCCGTATTAAAGGATCAGATCCAACTAATAATCCAAATGATATTGGTTGCAGTAATTAA
- the hpsE gene encoding hormogonium polysaccharide biosynthesis glycosyltransferase HpsE gives MEKYGLEKIDFTIAIPTYNGGKRLPKVLDLLLNQVKIENINWEIIIIDNNSKDETKKVTDDYQRNWNHNFSLRYFQEKQQGIAFARMRAINEARGEFIAFIDDDNLPSSDWVFQAYTFGKEHPQAGAWSGQIHGDFEVKPPEEFTRIQAFLAIREHGLKPYLFDADNLRLPPGAALVVRKQAWCESVPEELVFKGRLSKLMVGGDDTEALLYLHKAGWEIWYNPAMHINHQIPYWRLEKDYLLVLARGCGLCIFQLRLINAKNWQKPIVLVKTILGNLHRILQHLMKYRGQLDTNLIVLFEINFYLASMISPFYSLKWKLDRILGNTTREHPLLEKTPDDWKSRLYRINPPARVL, from the coding sequence ATGGAAAAATATGGGCTTGAAAAAATAGATTTTACTATAGCTATTCCTACATATAATGGAGGAAAACGTTTACCCAAAGTTTTAGATTTGCTCCTAAATCAGGTAAAAATAGAAAATATAAATTGGGAAATTATTATTATTGACAACAATAGTAAAGATGAGACGAAGAAAGTAACTGATGATTACCAAAGAAACTGGAATCACAACTTCTCATTGAGGTACTTTCAGGAAAAACAACAAGGAATAGCCTTTGCCAGAATGCGAGCTATCAATGAAGCTAGAGGAGAATTTATTGCATTCATAGATGATGATAATCTACCATCATCTGATTGGGTTTTTCAAGCTTATACTTTTGGCAAAGAACATCCTCAAGCTGGTGCTTGGAGTGGTCAAATCCACGGTGATTTTGAAGTAAAACCCCCAGAAGAGTTTACAAGAATTCAAGCCTTTTTAGCGATTAGGGAACACGGACTAAAACCATATTTATTTGATGCAGATAATTTAAGACTTCCTCCAGGTGCTGCATTGGTTGTTCGTAAGCAAGCTTGGTGTGAAAGCGTTCCTGAAGAATTAGTTTTTAAGGGTAGACTAAGTAAATTGATGGTTGGTGGGGATGATACAGAAGCTCTCTTATATTTGCACAAAGCAGGTTGGGAAATCTGGTATAATCCAGCGATGCATATCAATCATCAAATTCCATATTGGCGGTTAGAAAAAGACTATTTACTAGTGCTAGCGCGTGGATGTGGTCTGTGTATTTTCCAACTACGTTTGATCAATGCTAAAAACTGGCAAAAACCAATAGTTTTAGTCAAAACTATCTTGGGAAATTTACACCGAATATTACAACATCTTATGAAGTATAGAGGTCAATTAGATACTAATTTAATTGTACTTTTTGAAATTAATTTTTATTTGGCTAGTATGATAAGTCCTTTTTATTCTCTTAAATGGAAGTTAGACAGAATTTTAGGAAATACAACAAGGGAGCATCCGCTTTTAGAAAAAACACCGGACGATTGGAAATCGCGGCTATACAGAATAAACCCGCCTGCGCGGGTTTTATAG
- a CDS encoding TIGR04282 family arsenosugar biosynthesis glycosyltransferase, whose amino-acid sequence MLNLPANSKRHLIIFTRYPEPGKTKTRLIPALGTVGAANLQREMTEYTIFQVQELQKAAAISVEVRFAGGDSQLMQDWLGLDLVYQSQGEGDLGSRMARSLFEAFQSGAEQVIIIGTDCPGVNAQILTTAFENLYTFDLVLGPAIDGGYYLIGLRQPIPELFVNIEWGTAQVFQKTVDIAQKINLSHVSLSPLADVDRPEDLSIWEQALAGKM is encoded by the coding sequence GTGCTGAACTTACCAGCAAACTCAAAACGACACCTGATTATTTTTACTCGCTATCCAGAACCAGGTAAGACAAAAACCCGATTGATACCTGCTTTAGGAACTGTTGGTGCTGCCAATCTTCAACGGGAAATGACTGAATATACAATATTTCAGGTTCAAGAATTGCAAAAAGCAGCAGCTATATCTGTAGAAGTGCGGTTTGCAGGTGGCGATTCGCAACTTATGCAAGACTGGCTGGGGTTAGATTTAGTTTACCAGTCTCAAGGTGAAGGGGATCTGGGTTCGCGGATGGCGCGATCGCTTTTCGAGGCTTTTCAATCTGGTGCAGAACAAGTTATTATCATCGGCACAGATTGTCCTGGAGTGAATGCCCAAATTTTAACAACAGCTTTTGAGAATTTATACACTTTTGACCTTGTACTTGGCCCTGCGATCGATGGTGGATATTACTTAATTGGTTTGCGCCAACCCATCCCGGAGTTATTCGTTAACATCGAGTGGGGAACTGCTCAAGTATTCCAGAAAACCGTAGATATTGCCCAAAAAATTAATTTATCACACGTAAGCTTGTCGCCTTTAGCTGATGTTGACCGACCTGAGGATCTATCGATTTGGGAACAAGCCCTTGCAGGGAAGATGTAA
- the hpsJ-B gene encoding hormogonium polysaccharide biosynthesis protein HpsJ: protein MVNRFTSVTTALTLKVVGIICILSFFVDFLILLLPFQPTDRVWQINLATALVDRGIVPLVGLGLLFAAYWTENADAESDRSQGIDLRFPALIISSILGLMFLLIFPLHLNNVNQAKTQTLNRITQEADQAENQLNTRLSQLQAQLNTEQGKAQLEQLRNQTKTQFSEILKDDQRYKQALESAQIPANIKELLKKAKTNPQALDKAIEQQTDIQTLQTQQLSQVRQRRDEALQQAKDTAWKSGLRIGISSLLLSIGYIIIGWTGLRGRGAVQGGKPRAAAR, encoded by the coding sequence ATGGTTAACCGTTTTACTTCCGTGACTACTGCTCTCACACTGAAGGTAGTTGGAATAATCTGCATTTTGTCCTTTTTCGTTGACTTTTTGATTCTATTGTTACCCTTTCAACCTACTGATCGGGTATGGCAAATCAACTTGGCAACGGCGCTAGTTGATCGGGGAATTGTTCCTTTAGTAGGTTTAGGGCTTCTATTTGCTGCCTATTGGACTGAGAATGCTGATGCAGAAAGCGATCGCTCCCAAGGTATAGATTTAAGATTTCCCGCCTTGATCATCTCAAGTATTTTAGGGTTGATGTTTTTGCTGATTTTCCCCTTGCACTTAAATAACGTCAATCAAGCTAAGACTCAAACACTCAACCGAATCACCCAAGAAGCAGATCAGGCAGAAAATCAACTGAACACTCGGTTATCGCAATTGCAAGCACAACTGAACACCGAGCAAGGAAAAGCCCAGCTAGAGCAGCTGCGAAACCAAACCAAAACTCAGTTTAGTGAAATCCTCAAAGATGATCAAAGATATAAGCAAGCACTTGAAAGCGCTCAAATTCCCGCAAACATTAAAGAGTTACTGAAGAAGGCGAAAACAAATCCTCAAGCACTTGACAAAGCTATCGAACAACAAACAGATATTCAGACGCTGCAAACTCAACAACTGAGCCAAGTTCGCCAGCGCAGAGACGAGGCGCTGCAACAAGCTAAAGATACTGCTTGGAAGTCTGGACTGCGAATCGGAATTAGCAGTTTGCTGTTGTCCATTGGTTACATTATCATCGGCTGGACAGGCTTAAGAGGTAGGGGTGCTGTACAAGGTGGTAAACCTAGAGCTGCTGCACGCTAA
- a CDS encoding type II secretion system protein, translating into MGIQAHLQSLVNAKNLCNKHSNSGFTLPEMLVIVVLVGILATLAIPNWVAFVDTRRLNTAQNEIYYAIRQAQRQATKEKLTWQASFREQNGILQWAVHPVTVNPSSANWNNLDANVRLDVETTLQISNGVRQIKFNYKGNIVSLPRSITISSKYGGKVKRCVYISTILGAMRTAKERPRANNEGDYCY; encoded by the coding sequence ATGGGTATCCAGGCGCATTTACAATCTCTAGTTAATGCAAAAAATCTCTGCAATAAGCACTCTAACAGTGGTTTTACTTTACCAGAGATGTTAGTAATTGTTGTATTAGTTGGTATATTAGCTACATTGGCAATACCAAACTGGGTGGCTTTTGTAGATACTCGCCGTCTCAACACTGCCCAGAACGAGATTTATTATGCGATACGCCAAGCTCAAAGGCAAGCTACCAAAGAAAAATTGACTTGGCAAGCCAGCTTTCGTGAACAAAACGGTATTCTTCAATGGGCAGTTCATCCTGTTACAGTAAACCCATCTAGCGCTAACTGGAATAACTTGGATGCCAATGTACGCTTAGATGTAGAAACAACATTACAAATTTCCAATGGTGTTAGGCAAATTAAATTTAATTACAAAGGTAATATTGTTTCGCTACCACGAAGCATAACTATTTCTAGTAAGTATGGTGGTAAAGTTAAGCGTTGCGTCTACATCTCTACAATTTTAGGAGCAATGCGAACGGCAAAAGAGCGACCTAGAGCTAATAATGAAGGTGATTATTGCTATTAA
- a CDS encoding pilus assembly FimT family protein, with product MHGAALLSLNKIPKQFLTETPKQASLANKLRNTSAYFYKDAGFSLIELIVVILMVGILSAIAAPSWIAFVNRQQINKANDAVLGALQDAQRQAKNKKLSYSVSFQKNTTTQNVEVAIYRTDIGTPIWKNLGADVGLNSNKLLLGTNLSGENTANSTTNSPASYLTPSTPAKITFDYMGALPTANFGTAIPPSTETPGLKIVVALPSSANSTLPSSVKRCVIVKTLLGSMLTAKDDKCD from the coding sequence ATGCATGGCGCAGCTTTATTGAGTTTAAATAAAATTCCTAAACAATTTTTAACAGAAACACCAAAGCAGGCATCTCTGGCAAACAAACTTCGCAACACATCTGCATACTTCTACAAAGATGCTGGTTTTAGCCTGATAGAATTAATAGTAGTAATACTCATGGTAGGAATTTTATCAGCGATCGCAGCTCCTAGTTGGATTGCCTTTGTAAATCGACAGCAGATAAATAAGGCTAACGACGCTGTTTTAGGCGCACTACAAGATGCACAGCGCCAAGCTAAAAACAAAAAACTTAGCTACAGTGTCAGTTTTCAGAAAAATACCACAACCCAAAATGTAGAGGTTGCTATTTATCGAACCGATATTGGAACCCCTATATGGAAAAATTTAGGGGCGGATGTAGGGCTTAATTCTAATAAATTGCTGCTAGGTACAAATCTTAGTGGTGAAAACACTGCTAATTCTACAACTAATTCTCCTGCATCTTATCTTACCCCAAGTACGCCAGCAAAAATTACCTTCGACTATATGGGGGCTTTACCAACTGCAAATTTTGGAACAGCTATACCCCCTTCGACAGAGACACCTGGATTAAAAATAGTGGTAGCATTACCAAGCTCGGCAAATTCCACATTGCCCAGTAGCGTAAAACGATGTGTCATTGTAAAAACTCTCTTAGGCTCAATGCTCACAGCAAAAGACGATAAATGCGATTAA
- the hpsC gene encoding hormogonium polysaccharide secretion pseudopilin HpsC, giving the protein MINSLKFILSTQLKRSGINKTINGFTLIELLVAMVMAVLIITPLMAFMINILDGDRKEQAKATSEQEIQAALDYIARDLQQAVYIYDADGVTRNTNTTITSSGIKDQIPPLKSASSCSDSSICKPILVFWKRQLIADSVGIAASSQTSATDTDDGFAYSLVAYYLITNTDSANSTWSKEARIGRFELEGPVNAANANTTGSRSDSGFNTLPLNKSGASLKEKMNQWQKDTPSANYSTDSPVVTLIDYVSTTAPPSASTAPCSTPKLVGSQTSGFFACVDATEVLAQVYIRGNALARLQDNNLTSTDNLKSYFPSSSIRVQGRGFLFTK; this is encoded by the coding sequence ATGATAAATTCACTGAAATTTATCCTGAGTACTCAATTAAAACGCTCTGGAATAAATAAGACAATTAACGGCTTTACCCTGATTGAACTGCTAGTAGCTATGGTAATGGCAGTATTAATCATAACGCCTTTAATGGCTTTTATGATTAATATTCTAGATGGCGATCGCAAAGAACAAGCCAAGGCAACTTCTGAGCAAGAAATCCAAGCAGCATTAGATTATATCGCTCGTGACCTACAACAAGCAGTTTACATCTACGATGCTGATGGTGTTACCAGAAACACAAATACTACTATTACTAGTTCAGGCATTAAAGACCAAATACCACCACTCAAGTCTGCTTCTAGCTGTAGTGATAGTAGTATTTGTAAACCAATACTTGTTTTTTGGAAACGTCAGCTTATAGCTGATAGTGTTGGTATTGCTGCCAGCAGTCAGACTAGTGCCACAGATACAGATGATGGCTTTGCTTATTCATTGGTAGCGTATTACTTAATCACCAATACAGATAGTGCAAACTCTACATGGTCTAAAGAGGCACGAATTGGTAGGTTTGAACTTGAAGGCCCGGTGAATGCGGCTAATGCAAATACAACAGGAAGTAGAAGTGATAGTGGATTTAATACGCTACCACTAAATAAGAGCGGTGCTTCGCTCAAAGAAAAGATGAATCAATGGCAGAAGGACACTCCATCAGCTAATTACTCTACTGATAGTCCAGTTGTAACTTTGATTGATTACGTTAGCACCACTGCACCACCTAGCGCTAGCACTGCACCTTGCTCTACTCCAAAACTTGTAGGCAGCCAAACAAGTGGATTTTTTGCTTGTGTCGATGCCACTGAAGTTTTAGCACAGGTGTACATCAGAGGCAATGCACTTGCTCGTCTGCAAGATAATAACTTAACTTCCACTGATAACTTAAAAAGTTATTTTCCAAGTTCGAGCATTCGAGTGCAAGGACGCGGATTTTTATTTACTAAATAA
- a CDS encoding glycosyltransferase — translation MISVIIPAYNSEKTIKETIQSVLNQTFANFELIIINDGSQDSTLDIITQIKDPRIKVFSYANAGGNVSRNRGLNHAVGEFVSFLDADDLWTPNKLEFQLKALQENSTAKVAYSWTDYIDANGKFVFTGKRINLNANIYETLLLSNFLENGSNPLICREALITLGGFDESLTAAQDWDMWLRLASKFDFICVPSVQILYRISANSVSCNLVRQEKACLRVLETAYKERPSTVKDSWNISLANLYKYLTCKALQTPFNRPKGLASAIFLWKYFLNDPSRLKNINFTLKLLLKSVIIFLSPTLLYSIINRSEVISQETEGLLNIWGTENRTESKNGYPGAFTISS, via the coding sequence ATGATTTCTGTAATTATCCCAGCTTACAATAGCGAAAAAACCATTAAAGAAACAATTCAATCTGTTTTAAATCAAACTTTTGCTAACTTTGAATTAATTATAATAAATGATGGTTCGCAAGATTCAACGTTAGATATCATCACACAAATTAAAGACCCTCGAATAAAAGTATTCTCTTATGCCAACGCTGGCGGCAATGTTAGTCGTAACCGAGGGCTAAACCATGCAGTCGGAGAATTTGTTAGTTTCTTAGATGCAGATGATCTTTGGACACCGAATAAACTTGAATTTCAATTAAAAGCTCTCCAAGAAAATTCGACTGCAAAAGTTGCTTACAGTTGGACTGATTATATTGATGCGAATGGTAAATTTGTATTTACAGGTAAGCGCATTAATTTAAATGCAAATATTTATGAAACTTTATTGCTAAGTAACTTTCTAGAGAATGGCTCCAATCCCTTAATTTGTAGAGAAGCTTTAATTACATTAGGTGGCTTTGATGAATCTCTAACTGCTGCTCAGGATTGGGATATGTGGCTGCGATTAGCTTCTAAGTTTGATTTTATATGTGTACCATCTGTACAAATCTTATATCGCATAAGTGCTAATTCAGTTTCTTGCAATCTTGTCAGACAAGAAAAAGCCTGCTTGCGTGTGCTTGAGACAGCCTACAAGGAAAGACCTTCAACAGTTAAAGATAGTTGGAATATAAGCCTAGCAAATTTATACAAATACTTGACTTGTAAAGCTCTACAAACGCCGTTTAATCGACCAAAAGGTTTGGCATCGGCTATATTTCTGTGGAAGTATTTTCTTAACGACCCTTCAAGACTTAAGAACATAAATTTCACTTTAAAATTGTTATTGAAAAGTGTCATAATTTTTCTCTCGCCCACCTTGCTTTACAGTATTATTAATCGAAGCGAAGTAATAAGCCAAGAAACGGAAGGATTGCTCAACATCTGGGGAACTGAAAATCGCACAGAAAGCAAAAATGGGTATCCAGGCGCATTTACAATCTCTAGTTAA